The Antarcticibacterium sp. 1MA-6-2 genome has a window encoding:
- a CDS encoding DUF1080 domain-containing protein: MCFVSCSDSKKETNKGIALFNGEDLQGWTQKGGEAVYKIEDDVIIGETVSNTPNSFLTTDKMYDDFILELEYKVDPSMNSGIQIRSNSLPGYQDGRVHGYQVEIDPSERAYSGGIYDEARRGWLVNLDNNQKAQQAFKQNEWNKVRVEAIGDTIKTWLNDVPAAYLIDDMTPEGFIALQVHSIGNEEEPGKHIMWKNIRIITDSLSYYSQPMDIEPTNTKNSLTLDEKKNGWKLLWDGKTTEGWKGARLDSFPQQGWEVNDGILTVLASGGEESAAGGDIVTENLYGDFELKVDFKITSGANSGIKYYVDTDINKGPGSSIGLEYQILDDENHPDAKLGNHEGSRTVASLYDLIQADVDKPIKPVGEWNTAYIVSKDKHVEHWLNGVKVLEYERGSEDFKKLVSESKYDQWPNFGELEEGRILLQDHGDRVSFKNIKIKEL; this comes from the coding sequence ATGTGCTTTGTAAGCTGCTCAGATTCCAAAAAAGAAACAAATAAAGGAATAGCTCTTTTTAATGGAGAAGATTTGCAAGGCTGGACCCAGAAAGGGGGAGAGGCCGTTTATAAAATAGAAGATGACGTCATTATTGGGGAAACTGTTAGCAATACTCCCAATTCCTTTTTAACCACAGATAAAATGTATGATGACTTTATTCTGGAATTAGAATATAAGGTTGATCCCAGCATGAATTCGGGAATTCAGATAAGAAGTAACAGTTTACCGGGGTATCAGGATGGAAGAGTTCACGGTTATCAGGTAGAAATAGATCCTTCAGAAAGGGCTTACAGTGGAGGGATTTATGACGAGGCTAGAAGAGGCTGGCTGGTTAATCTGGATAACAATCAAAAGGCACAACAGGCTTTCAAACAGAATGAATGGAACAAGGTACGTGTGGAAGCTATTGGAGACACTATAAAAACCTGGCTCAATGATGTTCCCGCAGCATATTTAATTGACGATATGACTCCGGAAGGATTTATTGCTTTACAGGTACATAGTATAGGTAATGAAGAGGAGCCGGGGAAACATATTATGTGGAAAAATATTAGGATTATAACCGATAGTTTGAGCTATTATTCACAACCTATGGACATAGAACCTACTAATACAAAAAACAGCCTGACATTGGATGAGAAAAAGAACGGATGGAAACTTTTGTGGGATGGAAAGACAACCGAAGGATGGAAAGGAGCGAGATTGGATAGTTTCCCGCAGCAGGGATGGGAAGTCAATGACGGTATTCTAACAGTTCTCGCAAGCGGTGGTGAGGAATCTGCAGCAGGAGGCGATATAGTTACAGAAAATTTATATGGTGATTTTGAACTGAAGGTTGATTTTAAAATAACCAGCGGTGCAAATAGCGGAATTAAATATTATGTAGATACCGATATTAATAAAGGACCGGGATCTTCTATAGGGCTGGAATATCAAATCTTAGATGATGAGAATCACCCCGATGCAAAGTTAGGAAACCACGAAGGGAGCAGAACAGTTGCGTCACTCTATGATTTAATTCAGGCAGATGTTGATAAACCTATAAAGCCCGTAGGGGAGTGGAATACTGCTTATATAGTATCAAAGGACAAACATGTTGAACACTGGTTAAACGGGGTAAAAGTGCTGGAATATGAAAGAGGAAGCGAAGACTTTAAAAAACTTGTTTCGGAAAGTAAGTATGACCAGTGGCCTAATTTTGGGGAATTAGAAGAAGGGCGAATTTTACTTCAGGATCACGGGGACAGGGTCTCATTCAAAAACATTAAAATAAAGGAATTATAA
- a CDS encoding Gfo/Idh/MocA family protein, whose product MTTRRKFISDTILGGAAVAISGSAMAMPAKSYRRIIGSNERIHVAIAGLGRRVGAYYEPIALKEANVELVYLCDVMRSQRENALKNVSQFINYTPKAENDIRKVIDDKNVDALINATPDHWHTPGSIMAMKGGKHVYVEKPSSHNMEENELIVAAAKKYDKVVQMGNQQRSSNHTIEVMKDIHSGAIGKPYKAVAFYVNSRGPVPVQKKAPSS is encoded by the coding sequence ATGACAACAAGAAGAAAATTTATTTCCGACACAATTTTAGGAGGAGCAGCTGTGGCAATTTCGGGTTCGGCAATGGCAATGCCAGCTAAAAGTTACAGAAGGATTATTGGTTCCAATGAGAGGATTCATGTTGCGATCGCAGGATTGGGAAGGAGAGTAGGAGCCTATTATGAGCCTATAGCTTTAAAGGAAGCCAATGTGGAACTGGTTTACTTATGTGACGTAATGAGGAGCCAGAGAGAAAATGCTCTGAAAAATGTTTCTCAGTTTATCAACTATACCCCAAAAGCTGAGAATGATATTCGAAAAGTCATTGATGATAAAAACGTGGATGCATTAATAAATGCAACTCCTGATCATTGGCACACACCCGGTTCTATAATGGCCATGAAAGGAGGGAAGCACGTGTATGTAGAAAAACCTTCCAGTCATAATATGGAAGAAAATGAATTGATTGTTGCTGCTGCCAAAAAATACGATAAAGTGGTACAAATGGGTAATCAACAGCGGTCTTCAAACCATACTATTGAAGTAATGAAAGATATCCATAGCGGTGCAATTGGAAAACCTTATAAGGCGGTCGCATTTTATGTCAATTCCAGAGGTCCCGTTCCTGTACAAAAAAAGGCACCTAGTTCCTGA
- a CDS encoding glycoside hydrolase family 97 N-terminal domain-containing protein has product MIRKLNIIPALLFSLIVVGQQEKSYRINSPGGLNEISFNLENEKPRYSVSHGNIEVIMPSQLGFVFRNNDSLSKNFKVTGVEKATYDNTWKQGWGEKQNIRNHYNEMLVNLQEKGGKQRKLQVQFRAFDDGIAFRYIFPEQGIVDSIFIMDELTTFNLKDDGKAWWIPAYHEQRYENLYKASQISDLDTVHTPLTIESKSGLALSFHEANLTDFASYTLYAEGGSKLKIDLVPWADGIKVRTVKSFTTPWRTLQIGEQPKDLITSYLILNLNEPSKIEDTSWIEPFKYIGIWWGMHIGKYTFWEGENQGATTSNAKEHIDYAKQLGIDHLLIEGWNKGWTPSWYQNAMHTFNFTEEADNFSLKQVTDYAAENGVRIIGYHETGSNINNYLKQVDSAFALYNRMGIHDVKIGHVGSKLNMKEWHHGQYGVRYFRYILEKAAEHKLTVFFHEPIKDTGERRTYPNMMAREGARGIEYNAWSEGNPPDHVTILPFTRFLAKPNGFYCRNI; this is encoded by the coding sequence ATGATTAGAAAATTAAACATAATTCCCGCGCTTTTGTTCTCCCTTATAGTTGTTGGTCAACAGGAAAAAAGTTACAGGATCAATTCACCCGGAGGATTAAACGAAATATCTTTTAATCTGGAAAATGAGAAGCCCAGGTATTCAGTTTCACATGGGAATATTGAAGTCATAATGCCTTCACAATTAGGATTTGTGTTTAGAAATAATGACTCCTTAAGTAAAAATTTCAAAGTCACAGGTGTGGAAAAAGCCACCTATGACAATACATGGAAACAGGGGTGGGGAGAGAAACAAAACATAAGGAACCATTATAATGAAATGCTTGTAAACCTTCAGGAGAAGGGCGGAAAGCAGAGAAAGCTACAGGTGCAGTTTCGTGCATTTGATGATGGAATAGCATTTAGGTATATTTTTCCGGAGCAGGGAATTGTAGATAGTATATTTATTATGGATGAACTCACCACCTTCAACCTTAAAGATGATGGCAAAGCCTGGTGGATCCCCGCTTACCACGAGCAACGATACGAAAATCTTTATAAAGCTTCTCAAATAAGTGATCTGGATACTGTTCACACTCCTCTCACTATAGAAAGTAAAAGCGGGCTTGCTTTAAGTTTTCATGAAGCTAACCTCACCGATTTTGCAAGTTATACGCTCTATGCGGAAGGTGGATCGAAATTGAAAATTGATCTTGTACCCTGGGCAGACGGAATTAAAGTACGTACAGTGAAATCTTTTACGACGCCCTGGAGAACCTTGCAAATAGGTGAGCAGCCAAAAGATCTTATTACATCCTACCTTATTCTCAACTTAAATGAACCCAGTAAAATTGAAGATACAAGCTGGATCGAACCCTTTAAATATATTGGCATCTGGTGGGGAATGCATATTGGAAAATACACTTTTTGGGAAGGAGAAAATCAGGGTGCCACTACGAGCAATGCAAAGGAACATATAGATTATGCAAAACAGCTAGGTATAGACCATCTACTAATAGAAGGATGGAACAAGGGCTGGACTCCCTCGTGGTATCAAAATGCTATGCACACTTTTAACTTCACAGAGGAAGCAGATAATTTCAGTCTTAAACAAGTAACAGATTATGCCGCAGAAAACGGAGTGCGAATTATTGGTTATCATGAAACAGGATCTAATATAAATAATTATCTAAAGCAGGTTGATAGTGCCTTTGCCCTTTACAACAGGATGGGTATTCACGATGTAAAGATTGGCCATGTGGGTTCAAAACTTAATATGAAGGAATGGCATCATGGACAGTATGGAGTGCGATATTTCAGGTACATACTGGAAAAGGCTGCTGAGCATAAATTAACTGTGTTCTTCCATGAACCCATAAAGGATACAGGGGAGCGCAGAACCTATCCTAATATGATGGCACGAGAGGGGGCCCGTGGTATTGAGTATAATGCCTGGAGTGAAGGAAACCCACCAGATCACGTCACTATTCTTCCTTTCACCCGGTTCCTTGCTAAGCCCAATGGATTTTACTGCAGGAATATTTGA
- a CDS encoding glycoside hydrolase family 97 C-terminal domain-containing protein codes for MDFTAGIFDVEISQGYPGRNVHSTTAKQLALLVTVFSPIQMLADLPENYVDKPAFQFLLDVLVNWEDTQILNGEIGKYITTVRKDLNSDDWYLGSITNEESRALAISLSFLDEGATYEAQVYADAEGTGYRNNPMEVVITKKNVTAADKLILNLGESGGTAIRFKKL; via the coding sequence ATGGATTTTACTGCAGGAATATTTGATGTGGAAATAAGCCAGGGTTATCCCGGTAGAAATGTACATTCCACCACTGCTAAACAGCTTGCCTTGCTGGTAACTGTTTTTTCTCCCATACAAATGCTGGCCGACCTGCCCGAAAATTATGTAGATAAACCTGCTTTTCAGTTCCTTCTCGATGTACTTGTAAATTGGGAGGACACACAAATATTGAATGGCGAAATTGGGAAATACATTACCACAGTGAGAAAAGATCTTAATAGTGACGATTGGTACCTGGGAAGTATTACTAATGAGGAGAGTCGCGCACTTGCTATTTCTTTGTCCTTTCTGGATGAAGGAGCAACTTACGAAGCGCAGGTTTATGCCGATGCCGAAGGAACAGGTTATCGCAATAATCCTATGGAGGTTGTTATAACTAAAAAGAATGTAACTGCAGCCGATAAACTCATTCTAAACCTGGGTGAAAGCGGAGGTACAGCGATAAGATTTAAGAAGTTGTAA
- a CDS encoding TIM-barrel domain-containing protein: protein MIYSWFDVDWRNNYEFAADRFEDPVDMMKDMKKDGFHVSLWQLPYFTPQNTLFKEIIEQGLAVKDRKGNIPFEDAVLDFSNPEAVNWYQDKLKHLFDQGVGVFKVDFGEAAPATGIYHSGRTGFYEHNLYPLRYNKAVAELTKKEKGYSLIWARSTWCLGQRYPLHWGGDAATTNTAMSATLRGGLSLGLSGFSFWSHDVGGFVTAAPEGLYRRWTPFGMLSSHVRSHGEPPTEPWLYNESFLEAFREADNMRYELMPYIYAQAKASAEQGLPMMRALFIEFPNDPGSWLIDDQYLFGSSMLVAPLFEEITEREVYLPPGRWIDYQTCEIYDSGWHTIKAGEIPIIALIKDGTVIPHIGLAQSTQAMDWKNLHLKVYANDSTNSATGKVFLPGGEKVETITVSKKGNSFEVLENPLSGKTSFKTEWKK from the coding sequence TTGATCTACAGCTGGTTTGACGTAGATTGGAGAAATAACTATGAGTTTGCCGCAGATCGTTTTGAGGATCCGGTTGATATGATGAAAGACATGAAAAAGGATGGATTTCATGTATCGCTTTGGCAATTGCCATATTTTACTCCCCAAAACACCTTATTTAAGGAAATAATTGAGCAAGGGCTTGCCGTGAAAGATAGGAAAGGAAATATTCCATTTGAAGATGCAGTATTAGATTTTTCAAATCCAGAAGCCGTTAACTGGTACCAGGATAAACTAAAACATTTATTTGATCAGGGAGTGGGAGTCTTTAAAGTTGATTTTGGAGAAGCTGCCCCGGCAACTGGTATATATCATTCTGGTCGTACGGGATTCTACGAGCATAATTTATATCCATTACGCTACAATAAAGCCGTGGCGGAATTAACTAAAAAAGAAAAGGGTTACTCCCTCATTTGGGCCCGTAGTACCTGGTGCTTAGGCCAACGTTATCCCCTGCACTGGGGAGGAGATGCGGCAACTACAAATACAGCAATGTCCGCTACCCTTCGCGGCGGACTTTCCCTTGGTTTAAGTGGTTTTAGCTTTTGGAGCCATGACGTGGGTGGTTTCGTAACTGCCGCCCCGGAAGGTCTCTATAGAAGATGGACTCCATTTGGTATGCTCTCTTCCCATGTGAGGAGTCACGGAGAACCACCTACTGAGCCATGGCTTTACAACGAGAGCTTCCTTGAAGCTTTTAGAGAAGCAGATAATATGAGATATGAATTAATGCCTTATATCTACGCTCAGGCTAAAGCGAGTGCAGAGCAGGGATTACCAATGATGCGTGCCTTATTTATTGAATTTCCCAATGATCCAGGGTCCTGGTTAATTGATGATCAATACCTCTTTGGCTCCAGTATGCTGGTTGCCCCGCTTTTTGAAGAAATAACAGAGCGGGAAGTATATCTTCCACCAGGAAGATGGATAGATTACCAAACCTGCGAAATTTACGACAGCGGCTGGCATACCATAAAGGCGGGTGAGATACCTATAATTGCTTTAATAAAAGATGGAACAGTAATCCCGCACATCGGGCTGGCCCAATCCACGCAGGCAATGGATTGGAAAAATCTTCATCTCAAGGTTTATGCAAATGATAGTACCAATTCTGCAACTGGAAAAGTGTTCTTACCAGGAGGAGAAAAGGTTGAGACCATAACCGTCTCAAAAAAAGGAAATTCCTTTGAAGTTTTAGAAAACCCACTTTCTGGAAAAACCTCATTTAAAACGGAGTGGAAGAAATAA